The following proteins are encoded in a genomic region of Candidatus Bathyarchaeia archaeon:
- a CDS encoding nucleotidyltransferase domain-containing protein produces the protein MRVALERQRIFDNLGAHLLRIREVAQRIDANAEAYIFGSVAEGRSIYSSDIDVLIITKVEPAKVLMELWRAGIGDPFEIHVQPPEMASPYRRRARLVKIQ, from the coding sequence GTGAGGGTTGCCTTGGAGAGGCAGAGGATCTTTGACAATCTAGGGGCCCACCTTCTGAGGATAAGGGAGGTTGCCCAGCGCATCGACGCCAACGCCGAGGCCTATATCTTCGGATCGGTGGCCGAGGGGAGGAGCATATACTCGAGCGATATAGACGTTCTCATAATTACAAAGGTGGAGCCGGCTAAGGTATTAATGGAGCTTTGGAGGGCGGGGATCGGGGACCCGTTTGAGATCCACGTCCAGCCGCCGGAGATGGCGAGTCCCTATAGGAGAAGGGCGAGGCTCGTCAAGATCCAATAA
- a CDS encoding HEPN domain-containing protein, with protein MPSRRDEAEHLAERAEEFLRTAEYQMESGFYGLAAFSLEQSLQLFLKAKLLERGVEYPRTHSVRKLLEMLSEVGGEGQREMARGLLERYLLELGALEDAYITSRYIAREFRKEEVERLRGVVEEVMRNVA; from the coding sequence ATGCCTTCCCGAAGGGATGAAGCGGAGCATTTGGCCGAGAGGGCGGAGGAGTTCTTAAGGACCGCTGAGTATCAAATGGAAAGCGGCTTTTACGGCCTCGCCGCCTTCAGCCTGGAGCAATCCTTACAGCTCTTTCTCAAGGCGAAGCTCTTGGAGAGGGGCGTTGAATATCCTAGGACCCATAGCGTGAGGAAACTCTTGGAAATGCTATCGGAAGTGGGCGGAGAGGGGCAAAGGGAAATGGCGAGGGGCCTCCTCGAAAGGTATCTCTTGGAGTTGGGCGCACTGGAGGATGCTTATATAACATCGAGATATATAGCTAGGGAGTTTAGGAAGGAAGAGGTGGAGAGGCTGAGGGGCGTGGTCGAGGAGGTGATGAGAAACGTCGCATGA